Genomic DNA from Paucilactobacillus hokkaidonensis JCM 18461:
TATCGAAGAAAAATCAACACTCTTTTTACGTGCAGGTGTGGGACTCATTCCTGATAAAACCATGTCAACTTTGCCAGTTTCAAGTGCAACCAACAATGAATCAAAACTCATTTTTTTGATTACTAGCTTGACACCTAGATCTTTTGCAATTTGTTTACCAATTTCAACATCCATTCCAACAATCCGTTCATGACCATGTCGATTCACCTGAAACTCATATGGTGGATAATTGGGACTCATTCCTACTACCAGGGCCTTTTTATCCTGAACCTTAGCCAATGAATCATCGTTTGTTGCTGCATGAGCTGTAACATTGCCTAAAGCACCAATCATGCTGACAATCAAAACTATTATTGCTAATCCTTGATATACTCGTTTCATTTAAACCCCTCCTCGATTGATTTCAATACATTTTATCATACAACATCATGGTTATTTATACAATATAATCTGAACAATTGAATAAAAATAATCAGTTTAGCCTACACTACTTATCTGTGATCAGTTGCATCCGAATTTGAAACGTGTTCCCAGCCACAAAAACTTCCATGTAACAATAAAACTGGCAACATGATTCACAGACCGAATCATATTGCCAATTTTACCGTTACATTCCAGTTTCTGAACGTGGCTGATCGCACTCTATTTTTGAAACGTGTTCGCAGAAGTAGGGATCTAGGGCTAAACCAAAAATAGCAATCAATAAATTCATAAACCGAATTTATCAATCGCTATTTCTGGCTTAGCCTACGATCTCTGAGCGTTCCTGCTCACACTCTCTATACTAACGTATCAACCTTTTTATTCATTTTAATCTCATAATGTCTCAATATTCTTGAAATTGTAAATGTCAAAATGAAGTACAGCACCATTGTAATGAAGATCGGTATTACTCCACGATAAGTATCGGCTTGAACAATCTTCAACTGATAAATCATATCTGACACACCGATGATTGAAACAATTGAAGTTTCCTTAATTAAGGAAACAAATTCATTACCCAATGCTGGCCAGATATTCCGGATTGCTTGTGGTAACACAACACTGTACATTGTATCATGTGCATTCATTCCGAGACTCCGTGCCGCTTCCTTTTGTCCTTTATCAATAGATATAATGCCACCACGAATAACTTCACAGACATACGCACCACTATTTAACGACACAGCGATAATACCAGAAAGCAATGCCGGGATATTAACGATCACTCCCAAACCAAAGTAGACAAATAAAATCTGGACCATCAATGGCGTACCACGGACAAATTCAACATACGCAGTTCCTAACCACTTTAATATTCTTAATTTTGATAAACGCATGAAAGCTAATAAAATACCTAGAATAAATCCAGCAACAACTGAAACCGCACTGACTCCAATTGTGTATTCAACCCCTGTAGCAAAGTACTTCCAGTAGTGCCACATTGATGTATTTGCTGTATTAACCTTCATATAAGAACCAGCGGTCTTCAAATACTTCTTTTCTACCAAATTTTGAGACTTGATGGAATCAATTGATTTATTAACTTGTGTGCGCAATGAGGTTGATCCTTTTGCAAGAGCAACCACATCACTGGTTTCTGATGAACCAAGCTTAAACTTACCATCTTTAGCAACAATACTAGAATCATTTTTAGCATACGCTTCGGCAGTTGGCTGATCTAATACAACCCCATCTACTTTATGGGTCTTAAGGGCAATAACAAGGTCAGAAACTTGTTCCATTCCTTTAACCTTTGCATTTTTAGCTTGTTTTTTAGCAATATTATATGGTAATGATCCAGTTTGAGCGCCCAGTGTTTTACCACTAAAAGATGTCATGTCTTTGTAAACACCTTTGTCTGCTTTATTAACGAGGATGTACTGACCGGCTTTATAATATGACTTGGAGAAATCAACACTCTTTGCCCGCTTGGCAGTTGGATTAACTCCAGAAATAACCATGTCGACTTTACCTGTTTGCAAAGCGACTAGTAACGAATCAAACGACATTTTTTTGATAACCAACTTAACGCCCATATCTTTGGCAATCTTTTTGGCAATCTCAACATCCATCCCGACAACCTTACCCTTTGCCATAAATTCATATGGTGGATAATCAGGACTGGTTCCTAAGACAATTTCGCCTTTTTGCTTAATCTTGGCTAACGAATCTTCTTGCCCAGTCGTAATTGCACTAGATGATGACGAGCTAGCCTGGCTTGAAGAATTGGATTCATTAGTCGCAGCATTAGCTGAGCCAGATAATATTGGTAGAACTAGCAACACACTCAACAAGGCGAGTGTCAGTCCTTTTAATACTTTTTTGATCATTTTTACTTCCTCCACTTTAAAAGTCAACGCTTTCTAGTATACTCAATGGTGTTTATTTATGCAATACAATGAAGGAAAGTGAATAAAGCTTATTTTATACACGGGTTTGGGCTAATTAATTTCAAAACTAGGCTCATTTTTTTATAGATGAAAAGCGTAAACGGTCGCAACGTCCTAATGTGTAAGAAAAGGATAAAGATACAGATCCGTTTTTCGAATCAGTATCTTTATCCTTTTCTTACACCACGGACATTTACCGTGGCTGTTTACGCTCTGCAATAATAACCGTGCCCACACCGTTATTTTAATTTCTGTTCCAATTATTATGCATTTTGAATTGATTATTCAGTTTTGCTAGTTGCCCGGTGAACTCTTTTTGATAATCATTAATTTCACTATCTCGGCCAACTGTATAATCAACCTGCTCACCATGTTCACCAATATCGAGACCTTCTAATTCCTCCACCTCTGTAACTCGCATTGGTACTACCGCTTTCAATGCAACAACAATAATTGCCACCATAACACTGACAAAAATGATTGTTACTACTGTTGCCAACAGCTGCACACCGAATAAATGCCAACCACCACCATAAAATAATCCACTCTCAGCAATACCAGAATTAACCGATTTTGTTGCCAATAATCCTGTCGCCAGGCTGCCGATAATGCCGCTGACTCCATGACAACCAAATGCATCTAAGGCATCATCAATTCCCAATTTAGGTTTTAAAACATTAACGAACAAATAACTAGCAAATGTAGCGACAATCCCGATCCAAAAAGCCCCTGCAATTGTAACGTACCCAGCAGCTGGAGTGATCCCAACTAACCCACACAACGTTCCGGTACAAGTACCCACTAAGGTCGGTTTACCAGTACGAAACATATCAATTAATAACCAGGTAATCATCGCGCTAGCTGTGGCAACGGTGGTCGTCATCGTAGCTTGCACAGCAATATTATTAATTGCCAATGCACTCCCAGCATTAAACCCATACCAGCCAATCCATAAAATTGCTGTTCCAAGTAATACCCAGGGAAGATTGTAGTGTTTCGTTGTTTTCTCATAACTTAACCGGTGTCCGAGAAACATTGATAATACTAATGCTGTAACCCCAGCATCAATATGGACAACCGTTCCGCCGGCAAAATCCATTGTACCAATGCTGGCTAATATCCCATGTGGACTCCAAACCATATGAACCATCGGATAATAGACCAAGATTGACCAGAAAACAATGAACAGCAGCAAAAACTTAAATCGCATCCGGCCAACAACTGCCCCTACAAATAATGCCGGTGTAATAATCGCAAACATCATTTGAAAAATCGAGTACAATCCGACCGGAATCTTGGTAGCAGTTAAACTGGTTAAATTTATCCCTTGATGAAAGAAATGATGCAAGTTTCCAACAATGCCAGCGTAATTACCACTAAATGAAAGTGTATATCCAAATGCAATCCATAGGAGAATCGCTAATCCACAGATAAAGAAGACCGATAACATCGTATTAACAACATTTCGTTTCGAGACTAGGCCACCATAGAAAAACGCCAAACCAGGTGTCATAAACAACACTAAAATACTCGCAATAACCAAAAAAGATGTGTTTGCTGCGTTCATAGATCCCGCTCCCTTATACAAATTAGATTTAATGTAAGGAAATATAACATCAAATTTCAAGATAGTCAAATTTTTATTTTGTTTTTTACAGTTTTAAATTTAAATCAGCACCGCTACCATTGCTATGGTAGTATTTATTCAAGTGTTATGTTTTATAACATATACAAAAAGACCTCAACTATTTAAGAGTTAAGATCCCAAAATTAATTAATATTTTAAATTTTCACAATCCGATAAAATGGGCAAATGTTGGTACGATCAAATCAACAACCACCCCAATAACCACCACCGCAATTGAGGCCATTGATCCTTCAATGGATCCCATTTCAAGTGCTTTTGCAGATCCAACAGTATGCCCTGCCGTTCCTAATCCAAGGCCAGTACCAATTCTTGACTTATCAAGTCGGAAAAACTTAACTAGCCAATCGCCAAGAGCATAAATGATAACAGCATTTAAAATCACAGCCATCGCTGTAATTGAAAAGTTACCACCAATCGCAGTTGAAATTGGTAAAGCAATCGCAGTAGTGGCAGCCTGTGGCAGCATAGCAGCTATTGCCGAATCATCTAATCCAAACATCTTAGCTGTTCCTAAGATTAAGAATAACGAAATCACAGAACCAATAATCAGTGACAAAATAATTTCAAACCAATATTTTTTAACAATATCATTGCGCTTGTATAATGGAATAGCGAACGCAATTGTAGCGGGGTTTAGAAACCAAAAGATAATATCTCCACCCGGTTTATAAAATTTTGTATACGCTTGAATCGTTGTTGTTCCCATTAATTTTCCTAAAATTATCACGACAATAATACCCAAGACCATCCCAACAAATAATGGTTGAAATAAAAAAAATCCTTTACCAACTTTGAATAGCCATTGACCAATTAGGTACACGGCAATTGAAATAAAGATACCAAAAATTGGTTGCGCTAGTGTGGTTTCCATAATTAGTTCACGCTCCTTTTCAACTCATTTTCCTTTTCTTCTGGTGTCTCACTCGGTCGTTTCGAAATTTTATTTCTCAATGAGATTAATATCCAGGCTGTGTATGCCGTTACCACCAGCATCAGTACAGTTGAAATAATTACAACTGAAACAATCTGTAGCCCTTCGCTTTTCATAATATCCAAACTGCTAGCTAGCGACACCCCTGAAGGAACAAATAAAAATCCAATTAAACTAATCATAAATCCGCCAAAATTATCCACCCATTCTAATTTCACAATATGAAACGTTAATAACAAATACAATAAAACTAACCCAATGACTGGAGTCGGCACTGGAAAATTTGCTGGAAATAATGGTGAAATCAAACTAGAGACAAATAATACACATGCAAAAATACCCATTTGAATTAAAATTGGTGCTGATTTCTTTTCATTGTTCTTTTGTTTATCCATTATTTTTCCTCCTCATTTTTATCACCCTAATTGTACAAAAAAACCGCTAAAGCAAACGCTTTTAGCGGTTAATTAACAATTTATGCAGCTCAAATGCCCTTCATCGATTGTGAAATACCCTACATGCCCAATGCACGTTTCATTGCATTCACGAATGAACGACTAACTGGAACTTTGTTATCATCTGTCATCGTTAATTCATAGGTGTGATTAAAGCTTGGTTCGGTGGCCTTAACTTCATTTAAATTTATCAGAAAACTACGATGCACTTGTAAAAATTGATGTGGATCCAATAAATTTTGGAAATGAACAAGTGCTTGCTTGGTACGAAATTGATCTCGCTTGGTTACAACAATTAAATCACCGTTTTCCACATACACGGTAATAATATCCTGTTTATTAATCACTCGTGTCTTATCCTCGCTGGTGATTGATATCCGTGGGTTATTATGGCTTTTATTCGCATCATCACTACCTTCAATATTGGTACTTGCTCCTTTTTCAATTGCTTCGTCAACTCGAGATTGCTCAAAAGGTTTCAAAATATAATCGAGAGCATTAGCATTGAAGGCATCTAAAGCGTATTGATCGTATGCTGTTGCAAAAATAATTTGTGGACGTTTAGATATCTTTTTAATCTGATCCGCTAATTCAAATCCATTTTCATCCCCTAATTGGATATCTAAAAAGATCAAGTCAATTTGTTTGCTTACGATCAGTTGCTTCGCGTTACCAATTGAATCTGCCTCTAAAATAGATCCCACATTTTTATTTTGAGCTAATAAATATTTTAATTCTCCCCGTGCAAGGGGTTCATCATCAACAATTAAAACTTGCATCATGCCAGCTCCTCCTTTAGTGGAATATAAGTCGTTATAATTGTGCCATTTGTATCTGATTTAAATTCAAGTGCACTTGCTGGCCCATATATTCCAGTTAGTCGTTGATTCAAATTCTGTAGTGCCGTGCCACTACCATGTTCTGATGATACTTCTTCTTTTCCTAACCGATGCAACCGACTCGGCGCAATACCGTTGCCGTTATCAGCAACCTGAATTTTTAACCGCTGTTCCACTGCCACCACAGTAATCTGCACATGATTCCCTTTTTTTCGACCAGTAAATGCGTGCTTTAAGGCATTCTCTACTAACACCTGAATTGTAAATGGGGGCAATTTCACTTTTAAATTCGTTTGAATATCAAAATTAATTTCATATTTATCTGGAAAACGCGTTTGTTCCAGTGTTAAGTAGGCATCAACATGCTCTTGTTCTTGGGATAACGTAATCTCTGTTTGTCGGACGCCCATTAAATTAGCTCTAAAATAGGTGCTTAGTTGTAATAACAGCGTTCTTGCTTGCTCGCTGTCACGTCTAATCATTGCTGAAATCGTGTTAATCGCATTGAAAAAGAAATGTGGATTAATTTGTGCCTGTAACGATTTAATTTCGGCATCTTTCACCAATTTAGATTGTATTTCTGCCGCACCTAAAGCGAGTTGACTAGAAAAGATAGAGCCTAACCCCGTCGCCAATTGTTCTTCAACTGGTGTTAGCATGTAGCTATCCGTGTAATACATCTTTAGTGTTCCTACCACTTGATTATCTACATCTAGCGGAATCACAATTGCTGCCGCTAACGGACAGTCTGGGTTTGAGCATCCAATCTCTTCACGACTATGAGCAATCTTTATATGATTGGAATCAATTGCAGCTTCAGACAGCCTCGTCACCATTGCATTGTTAGGAACATGATGGTCACTTCCGGCACCCACATGTGCTAAAATTTGATTTGTGGAGGTCAAGCTGATCGCCGAAAAATTAGTATACCGTTTGATAATTTCGGCTACTTTAGTGGCGGATGTAACATTTAAGCCCGCACGAAAATATGGCAGTGTCCGATCAGCTAATTCCAAGACATCATGTGTTTGCATTGCACGCGCTTCTTGTTCTTGATTCAAAAATAGTTGAATAATTGACAAAAAAATAAATGTTCCAACTGCATTTAGTGTAACCATCGGAACCGCAATAAATTGAACTAATTTCCAACCGGTCGGACTAAAAAATAAAATAAAAACCATTTGAATGAGTTCCATTACCAAACCAACCACAATTCCTTGCATTGGTGTCATAACTACCAGCCGATTTTTACGTGTTTTACTTTGAAAAAACAGGCCAGCTAAAATTCCAATTAATGCAGAGCTAGGAATATAAAACCAGGCCGTCATGCTCCCTTGAATAACCCGATGAATCCCGGCGACTACACCGACAACTCCACCCACAAATGGTCCGCCAACAATCCCGGCGACGGTAATTGCCAAAATTCTGGTATTTGCGATTGAGTAATTTTGTGGAATTCCAGTTAAAATAACTGATGAAATTAAATTATTTTGCGGACTAATTTCAATTCCGGTTAAATTTGAGACAATCGCAAAAACAGCAAAAATTAAAATTAATTGAACCTTGGCGTTGAACGAATTCTGGTGAAAAAGTAATCTTCGAAACAAGCGAACATTAACAAGTAAGAAAGCCAAAATAATGACAATCCCCACTCGTTCCAACATCAATAACGATAAATTCAGCATAATTATTACTATCTCCTTAAAAAAGAAGTGCGAATAAACTGCCAGTTTTCTTAAAAACCAGTAAAGTTCACTCGCACGTTAAAAATTAATATTCAATTCCAAAATCAAAAAGTCATGACTACACTACTTGTGATAAACAAATCCTTCGGCTGGCACCCGAATCATAGTATATCGATTGGCTACATGACCACTACGCATTCCAATTCCGTTTAAAATAGTTTGCTTATACCTAATTGTCATGACCGCAACAAACGCCTTACCATTTTTAGTATCCTGTGCTTTAAGTTTTGCCAGATCCCACGGATAAACAGATGCAACCACATTCATCGGAACCGGTCCATCTACAACTGTCCCGTTATGCCCACTAATCGTGTATTTGTTATGTTTCAACCAGTATGAGTATGACACAACCGGCTTATCACCGGAAGTTCCTCGATGTGCCTGAACATAATAGAAATCATCCTTAATTGGAGTCAACACAAGCGGGTGATATTTAGTTGAAATCTCAACTTCATTTTTATTTGATAAATCAACCTGCCGAAAAAATGTCAAATAAAACATTGAAACCAGCGCAATTAGTGCCACTGCTAATAGGCCAGTGTATTGCCATGTGTTCTTCCACGCAAAAGCTTTTTTTGTTCTGACAATTAACATTAATTGTTTAACCCGAATAAAATGAATCACATATACAAAGTAAGCGACAACAATAATCCATAAGATAATTCCAACCCAATTCCAACCTGTCCACATATGCGTTACTCCTATCCTAACTCACGTCTTTGATTAAGATTATGCCACAGATAAACAACAAAATCTCGCAAACATAACTTTTCTATCTATTTTACCGAAAAAACGCTACAATAAATATAGGTAATTAAGTGATTTTAAAAATTCTGAAGGAGTGAGTTCATGAGTGATTTAAGTAAACTAGCAGAAGAAATTATTGCATTTGAAAAGCAAAAGCATATGGCTGATAACGATGTAGCCTTTGGTAGTCAGCTTTCTGTTGAACGGATCCATAATATTAAATCAATGACTAGCGCACCAACTGACGAAGAAGTCCGATTATTACGAAGATTCATGAAAAACACAAAGTAATTTAACATTTTTTATTTAAACTAAAATATCAATACGTTGTTTTTAAATTTCAGTTATCGTCTGCTTTCCCGAAATTTAGGACTTTGCGTAAATTATTAACCACGTTATGTGGTTTTTTTATTGTTATTATAAATTAATTTGTATGCTGCAAGACGTTGACACAACAGGGTAATTGATGATATTCTATCCTTAGTTAGAAATCTTAGTTAATTTTTAACAATTGTAATTATTTCTTATCATTTTAAATTAACTACAATAGATTTTACTTATCACATTTCCAAAGGAGAGCGGATTAATGAAAAACAATCAACCAATGGATCATAAAATGCATTATAAGATGTATAAGCAGGGCCGTAAATGGGTCTTTGCTGGAATCGCAGCTTTTGCAGTCGGTTTAGGTGCTACTGGTGTTTCAGCTCACGCTGATACAGCTAACTCCGTTAACGACACAGATCAATCAGCAACCACGACTAGTAGTGCTAATTCCACCACTAATGATAGTAATGTTGCTGTTTTAAGTACTGGATCTTCAGTTGCTAGCAGTGCCAGCGATGACTCTGCTGCTAACTCCGCTAGTAACTCTGCCAGTGTAGCAGCCAAGGCTGTAAGTGCGGCTGCTTCGACAGCTACTAGTGACGCCAGCACAGCTGCTTCAACAACTGTTTCAGCAACATCGACTAGCAGCGATGCTAGTTCAGCAGCTCAGTCCAGTGCAACTAGTACCACCAGCTCGGCTGCTTCAAGCACAACAAGCACTTCGGCTGAATCAACCGCCACTTCTTCAGCTACTGGCAGTTCAGCAGCAAGTAGTGCAGTATTAGTAACTGAAGATGCTAGTGTGATTGCAGCCGCTAAGTCAGCTGCAATGCAAGTATATGAAGAAACTGGTCAGGCACAAACAGTGACAGCCGTTGCTGCGGCTGCTACATCAACCCAACCAACATTTAGTTCCAACGCAACTTTACAAGCATTCATCGAAAGTGTCGAAGCCGGAGCTATCGAAGGCTGGACAAAATATGGCGTCCTTCCTTCAGTAACTGTCGCTCAAGCAATTCTTGAAAGCGGCTGGGGTAAATCATCATTATCAACCCAAGCACACAACTTGTTTGGCATTAAGGGTACCTATAATGGCAACTATGTTAATTATCCTACCAAAGAATATATTAATGGCACCTATGTTACCGTCTATGCTCAATTTAGAGCTTATGCAAATAACTCCGAAAGTGTCGCCGATCATGGCTACTTCTTGTACTCAAATTCACGCTACAGCAATTTATTAGGTGTCACTAATTACAAGACAGTAACATCTTTGTTGCAACAAGATGGCTATGCTACTGATCCAAACTACACCACCTCACTGAACAGTTTGATTGCGCAATATAATCTGACTCAGCTGGATACCATTGCATTGGCTGGTGCTAGCATTTCCGGTACCGGCTCAAATTCATCATCTGGTTCAAGTTCATCATCTAATTCAAGTAGTAATTCAACGTACTACACTGTCAAGAGTGGTGACACATTGTCAGGAATTGCTAGTAGCTACAGTACAACTGCCGCTGCATTAGCAACATTAAATAGTATTAGTAATCAAAACCTGATTTACGTTGGACAAACACTATTAGTTAAACAAGGGTCAAGTTCTTCTACTGGTTCGTCAAGTTCTAGTTCTTCTAGTTCAACCAGCGGCTCAACCTACACAGTTAAAAGTGGTGATACATTGTCAGCAATCGCTGCTGCCTACGGTACAACCACTTCAACCTTAACTTCATTAAACAAGTTGAGTAATGCCAACTTGATTTATGTCGGCCAAGTTCTGACAGTTAAGTCCGGTTCGTCATCAAGTTCTAATTCATCATCGTCATCAAGTTCAGCTTCAACTTACACTGTTAAGAGTGGTGATACGCTATCTGGAATAGCTGCTAAATATGGTGTTAGCTGGACTAGCTTAGCATCTAAAAACAGCATTTCAAGTCCTTACACGATTTATGTCGGCCAAACATTAACTGTAACTGGTTCGTCTAGTTCATCAAGCTCATCGTCATCAAGTAGCGCTTCAGCGACTACTAGTGGCACATATACTGTTAAGAGCGGTGATACCTTATCAGCTATTGCAGTCAAATATGGCACAACATCGAGCGCATTAGCTAGTGCTAATGGCATTTCAAATGCCAATGCAATCTATGTTGGACAAACAATCAAAGTGAGCGGTTCAAGTAGCTCATCCAGCTCTAACTCAAGTTCTTCAACAAGTGGCTCGTCATATACTGTTAAGAGTGGTGATACGCTTTCTGGGATTGCTGCTTCTAAGGGAGTTAGTTGGTCTAGTTTAGCAAGCAAAAATGGTATTTCAAGTCCCTATACGATTTATGTTGGACAAACAATTAAATTCTAAAGTTTAAATAGTTCCAATTTAAACTTGCACGTATAAATACTATCAACACTCATATGCGTGTTGACATAATAAAGAGGATGAGCAAAAACTCCGTTTTTGCTCATCCTCTTTATTATTTACGAACTTTTATTGCTAAAACGTGGGCAATAAGGCAGATTCTCTTCGATGTCCATATTACTAAGCCGAAAACCGGCAAGTAATAATGGCTTCCGCTTAGCTACGATTAACAAACGATCCAAAGTCCGGATCATTCGTTAATCTAGGCTATGCTCAGAATCTAATCGCCTTATTGCCCACCCTCTTATATTTAAGTTAATTAATTTTCACGCAACTAATTGAAAGCTTATTTTAAAGATGGAACCCAGGCTCTACCTCAGAATATTGAAACAACGAGGCAGTTGCATCCCAAATTCTTTGTGCTACTCGACTATGATTCATCGTATAAAGGTGGACTCCATCAACACCATGCGATACTAAGTCCACGATTTGATCAATAGCATAAGCAATTCCAGCATCCCTTAAGGCTTCTTTATTGTCCGCATAATGATTTAAAATAGTAACAAACTTTTCTGGCAACGGTTTGCCTGAAATCTTCGCCATTCGTTCAATCTGATTCTTATTAGTAACTGGCATGATACCAGCTTCAATTGGAACTGAAATTCCGGCTGAACGTGTTTGTTCCACAAAATCATAAAAACATTGGTTTTCATAAAACACCTGGGAAATCAGGTGATCTGCACCAGCATCAACTTTGCGTTTTAAATTGATAATATCAGTTGTCAAATTGGCTGCCTCCTGATGACACTGTGGGTAACAAGCTCCTATTATTTGAAAACTATCAGCTTGTTCTTTAATGAAACTAACTAATTCATTAGCATGGGTAAAATCGCCAACAGGATTTTTACCAGTAATTTTGTCACCTCGTAGTGCCAAAATATTGGTAATATGATGATCGCTTAACTCCGCCAGTAATTTACGCACATCTTCCCTAGATTGATAAAGACCAGGAATATGGGCAACAGCCGGAATGTTTAAATTATTTTGAATGAAATCCGCAATTTCTACCGTCTGATTTTGTGCACCAATTCCGCCTGCTCCGAGGGTTACTGAAATAAAGTCCGGATGAATATGGTCCAAATTAGTCAACGTGTTCCTAATTTTATCAACTGGCGCCTCCCCATGTGGAGGAAATACTTCGAAAGAAAAAACGGTTTTATGTTTAAAGATATCGGTTAGTTTCATAGCACTAACTCCTTACTTTTTTAGTAG
This window encodes:
- a CDS encoding LysM peptidoglycan-binding domain-containing protein, encoding MKNNQPMDHKMHYKMYKQGRKWVFAGIAAFAVGLGATGVSAHADTANSVNDTDQSATTTSSANSTTNDSNVAVLSTGSSVASSASDDSAANSASNSASVAAKAVSAAASTATSDASTAASTTVSATSTSSDASSAAQSSATSTTSSAASSTTSTSAESTATSSATGSSAASSAVLVTEDASVIAAAKSAAMQVYEETGQAQTVTAVAAAATSTQPTFSSNATLQAFIESVEAGAIEGWTKYGVLPSVTVAQAILESGWGKSSLSTQAHNLFGIKGTYNGNYVNYPTKEYINGTYVTVYAQFRAYANNSESVADHGYFLYSNSRYSNLLGVTNYKTVTSLLQQDGYATDPNYTTSLNSLIAQYNLTQLDTIALAGASISGTGSNSSSGSSSSSNSSSNSTYYTVKSGDTLSGIASSYSTTAAALATLNSISNQNLIYVGQTLLVKQGSSSSTGSSSSSSSSSTSGSTYTVKSGDTLSAIAAAYGTTTSTLTSLNKLSNANLIYVGQVLTVKSGSSSSSNSSSSSSSASTYTVKSGDTLSGIAAKYGVSWTSLASKNSISSPYTIYVGQTLTVTGSSSSSSSSSSSSASATTSGTYTVKSGDTLSAIAVKYGTTSSALASANGISNANAIYVGQTIKVSGSSSSSSSNSSSSTSGSSYTVKSGDTLSGIAASKGVSWSSLASKNGISSPYTIYVGQTIKF
- the metF gene encoding methylenetetrahydrofolate reductase [NAD(P)H], with the protein product MKLTDIFKHKTVFSFEVFPPHGEAPVDKIRNTLTNLDHIHPDFISVTLGAGGIGAQNQTVEIADFIQNNLNIPAVAHIPGLYQSREDVRKLLAELSDHHITNILALRGDKITGKNPVGDFTHANELVSFIKEQADSFQIIGACYPQCHQEAANLTTDIINLKRKVDAGADHLISQVFYENQCFYDFVEQTRSAGISVPIEAGIMPVTNKNQIERMAKISGKPLPEKFVTILNHYADNKEALRDAGIAYAIDQIVDLVSHGVDGVHLYTMNHSRVAQRIWDATASLFQYSEVEPGFHL